The sequence AGCAGCAGCAAAACGGCAAAAAAGGCGACAAAGGGAAGCAGGGCCAAAAAGGAGCCAAAGGTCAAAAAGGACAAAAAGGCCAATCTGGTGAGGAGGGCGAAGGCGCAGAAGGAGAAGAAGGCGATGACGAAGGCAATGGCGCGGGCGAGCCCCAGGAGGCTGAAAAAACCGGCGAGAAAAAAGACGGCGATGATGGCATCGGTGGTAAAGACGCTAAAAACCTGCCCCAGGGCAATCTTCAGGTCGCCAAAGAGGACCCCAAGGGCAAAAAAGGCGACAAAGAGGCCTTCAAAGAGGGAGAGGGCAAAGATGGCAAAAAAGGCGATAAAACCATCGTCAAAGAAGATGGAGACAAAAAGGGCGAAAAGGACGGCAAAGGTGGCATTAGCAAAAAAGAAGTCGCCGCCAGTGGCAGTGGTGATGCACGCAGGAAAGACCAGCGGAACCAGGTGAATGAAAAAACGGGTTACAGCATCGGCCAGGCAGAATCTCTCATCGAGCACTACATGGACAAACGGGAGGTGAACCGCTACTCCAACCAATACCGCCGTCCTGCACCCAATAATAAGGACTGGTAATCTTGTCCCCTTCCTAAAAATGGCCACAGCCAGCGTGTGCGCGACGTAATTTTCATCTCCGATTTTCTCCCAACATTGAGCCTCATGCCCCGATTTCTGTTTCTCCTGCTACTTCTGATCACCCCAGCACTCCGCGCTGCCACGGTGCGTGCCTATGTGGACCCTGAGCGAGCGGCAGTCGGCCAAACCGTGCTCTACGTCATCGAGGTGCGAAATGCCGCCTCCATCCAGCCGCCGCAGCTCACCCTCCAACCACAACTCGGCCAAAACTCCGCAATCGAGCATCAGCGAGCGATACAAGTGGACGGCAATACTGGCCAGCGCAGCGTGGTGGATACCTTCACATGGCAAATCGGGGGCAATGTGCCGGATGAGTACACCATCCAGGCACATGACGTCTTCGTGGACGGTGATGTGGTGAAAACAAACCCCGTCCGCCTCATCATCACGGATGCCCCCACGCCTAGTCAGCAGGACGAGCAGACGACACCGCTCCTCCAGCTCGAAGTCGGCAAAACGGAGATGTATCAAGGCGAGGTCGTACCGCTCAAGGCCACCCTTTTGGTGCCCAGGAGCCTCAATGTGCAGAGTTTCGGCCTCATCAATGTGGAGAAGAATGATGTCGCTGTTTCCCGCTTCCCGCACGGTGCGGTGCCCTCTCAGACCGTGATCGGAGATGTGGGGTATATGGCCTACTCATATCAAACCACGCTTTCTCCCATGAAGGCGGGCCAACTGCGTGCAGGACCAGCGACGATGGAGGTGATTTTCCAGCTCATGCAGGATCCACGCGGCATGCCGGGCATGCGTTTGCCTCCAGGGTTTGCCCAGATGTTTGCAATGCCGATGGGGCCTGCGCGGCGTGAAATCATCCGCAGCAATGAAGTTAAAATCAATGTCCTGCCTCTGCCAGAAGAGGGCAAGCCAGCCTCGTTTTATGGCGTCGTGGGTGATTTCACACTCGCAGCAGGTGCTGCGCCGACCGATGTCGCAGTGGGCGACCCGCTTGAGGTCAAGCTCATGATTGAAGGCGTGGGCAACTTCGATGCAATCAATGCGCCACTCATGACCAAGCCAGATGGCTGGCGTGGCTACCCCGCCAAGCGCTACAATGTGGATGGTCCGCAAGATCCCAATCAAATCTCTTCCTACCTCCCGCCGGGTTCGCCACGGCGCATTGGGTTCATGCAGATTTTCGTGCCAGAGCGGCAACTCACGGAGATTCCACCATTTGAATTGAGCTACTTCAGTCCCACGCAGAAGCGCTACATCACAGTGAGCACGCAGCCGCTCCCGGTGAATGTGAAGCCGGGCACGGCTGCCGCCTTGGAAGGGCCCGGAACCGCGTCTGCCGCCTCAGGCCCAGCCAGTGCAGTGCCAAAGCCGCCACCTGTCTTGCAGCCGAAGCCAGAGCTCAGTGACATCCTCGTGCGTGTGCCTGCACAGCCGAGTTGGCGCTCTGCCGTACCGCAGGCCTCTCTACTGGCCAATACACGGTTCTGGGCCGCACAGGGAGTGCCAGTGGCCGCATTGGCACTGGCGCTGATGACTGCCATGTTGCGCAAACGCCGTGCGGAGCAGACCACCGGGCTGCGTGGTGAGTTGCGCTCACTTTGGGGCACCCTGGAGCAACGAGGGCTGGATGATCGCACCTTTCTGCAACGTGCGGCCTATTTCATTCAGCGCTCTCATGAGGGTGGAGAAGTGAAGGATGCAGAATTGAAGCTCATTTTGGACCGCTACGAACAAGTTAGCTTCCAAGCAGGCACGCAGGCTCCCGCACTCACGACCAAAGAGCGGCGCAATATCCTCACAGCCCTGCGCCCCTTGATGCAAGCAGCGGTCATCACCCTGCTATTCGCCGCCTCCATCCTGCCTGCGCAGGCGGCAGACCGAGGTGCTGCGCAAAAACTCTATGACCAGGCCCGTGAGCATCTGGAGAATGGTGAATTCACCAAGGCGCAATACTTCGCAGAGAACATCCTACGCCAGGATGCCCCGCTGCTGAGTGCGGATGTTTTTAACATCATCGGCCATGCACGCTTCCGGCAGAATGATATGGGCCGCGCCGCACTCTGGTATCAGCGTGCTGCCTTGCTCGATCCGCTCAATCCAGAGCTGCGGCAGAATCTGCGGCTACTGGATGAAAAGCTGCGTTTTTTTGTCGTGCCGCAGCCATCTACGCTGGGGCAGTGGAGTCTGCTGCTGCCAAAGGATACCTGGGTGCTCATCGCCACTGCGGGAGCATGGCTAGTCCTCCTCGCGCTAGCGTGGCGGGTGCTGATCGGGCGGGCATCTGCGCAGAATGCGAGGCCGAGACTGCTGGTGGTGCTGCTAGTGCTGCTCGGAGTGGGTTTATGCCTGCCATCTGCCGCACTCGCGACGCTGCGCCCCGCTGCGCCATCGCGGGTGCATGATGTGATCGTCATTACGGCGCCAGAGACGAGTCTGTATGCGGCTGCAACGCTCACCAGTGCCGCGCAGCTCGATCTACCACCTGGTAGCCAAGCACGCTTAATCCAACAGCATGAAACCTGGAGCTACATCGAGGTCGCTGGCGGTGACGAGCCTCTACGCGGGTGGGTCGAGTCCAGTGCGTGGCAAAAGCTATGGATATGGGACGAGGCAGCCCTGCCTTGAGCCCTCTTCGCATGAAACCCAGAGTCTGATTTAGGATCTACGAACCCAACCATCATGCGCCTCATCTCCGGCAGTGCAGGGGGCATCCCGCTCGAAGTCCCCAAGTCTGTCACCCGGCCCACTCAGGACCGCGTGCGACAGGCCGTGTTCTCGATGCTCGCGGAGGTGATCCCTGGTGCTCATGTGCTGGATTTATTCGCGGGTTCAGGAGCCTTTGGCCTCGAATGCCTCAGTCGTGGAGCTGCCAGTGCCATATTGGCGGATCAGGACCGCGCCGCCTGCGAGGTCATTCGCCGCAATGTGGCCAAAACACGACTCACAGGTGCCACGGTGCGTCAAAGTGATGTTTTTCGCCTCTTGGAGCTGCTGCGTGCCGATGGACGAGTTTTTGACCTCATTTTCGCAGATCCGCCTTACAAGCACCATGCGACCGATATCGACTTCACGGCTCGTTTGTTCCAAGAATCGGCCTTGAGCCAGATCGTCGTTCCTGGCGGGATTTTGCTCCTGGAAGCGCTCGATGATCGAAAGCCTCCCCAGCATGATCCGCAGCATTGGGAGCTGTTAGCAGATCGCACTTATGGAAGCACTCGCATCCTTTGCCTGCGCCGGAGGCTCACATCTCCAGAAAGTTCTTCAGCAGCTTCTTCCCATCCTGAGTGAGGATCGACTCTGGGTGAAACTGCACCCCATGGATAGGGAGTTCTTTATGCCGTAGGCCCATGATCTCGCTCTCATCATCCCCAGCGGTAGCGGTGATTTCTAGGCAGTCTGGCAGCGTGTCCCGTTTCACGAGGAGCGAGTGGTAACGCGTGGCCTCAAACGGTGCGGGCATGTTTTTGAAGACGGATTGCCCCTGGTGGCGAATCATGGAGGTCTTGCCATGCATGAGCCGTCCTGCACGGACGACATCACCGCCGAAGACATGACCGATAGCTTGATGCCCGAGGCATACACCGAGCAGTGGGGTGGTTTTGCCAAAGCGCTCGATCACTGCGCAGCTGATGCCGGCCTCCTTGGGAGTGCATGGGCCGGGTGAGATGCAGATGTGGTCCGGTTTGAGCTTGGCGATTTCCTCCAGAGTGATCTGATCATTCCGGCGGATCTCCATGACGGCTCCCATCTCGCCAAAGTACTGCACGAGGTTGTAGGTGAAGGAGTCGTAGTTGTCGATGATCAGGAGCATAAAGCGGGAGCAAGCTGGCGAGCATCGTCGCGGCTGCAACTCGGCACTAGGGCAAGAAAAACGCCATGAGGATCAAAGCTAGCTTGATGCTCATGGCGTCTGAAATGGATTCACGAGATCACTCGTGAGGCGGATCACTCTGCGGCGGCAGCAGCAGCCTCAGGGGCGGTGTCAGTCTTGGGCTTGGCGGCTTTCTTTGCAGCGGGCTTTTTGACGGCGGCCTTTTTGGCGGCAGGCTTTTCAGCTTTTGCGGCCAGACGGGACTTGCGGCTCACGCCAGCTTTGACGAGGGCGTTCTTGCGGGCGAGGTACTTCTTCCGGCGGCGGCGTTTGACGATCTTATTGAGTTGCTGTCCCATGGGGTTGTCTTGGAGGTCTGTTGGTTAGAATGGAGGGCCGTCAGACTTCCATGATTCCTCAAAGGCGCAAGGGCCAAATCACGCTCATGACAGACATATCAGGCACTTATTCCAGCAAATAGCCGGCAGCTTGTCTTTGGAAGCGCTCCACCTCATAGGCACATTTTTCTGCATTCCAGCCGAGTTCTGGCGCGATCAGCTCAGCGACAATGGGCGCAGTGCTCATGCTGGCGGCGGCATCTAGCAGTAGGCTACGGCTGCGGCGGGCGAGCACATCCCCCACGGTGCGTGCCATTTCATGGCGCACATGGAAGAGGACCTCCGCGCCCGTCAGATCGAGCCGCGGATGGAGCCGGGTGGCTAGCTCCGGTCTATTTCTGGCCAAATCACGGATGCGGGCTGCATCCGAGCCATAGACGGCGAGTGGATCGTCCGGGGAGAGCACCGTCTCTGCGCCATGCACTCGCAGCTCATGCGTCACACAGCGGCGGGGGCCCATTCCGCCCACCATCTCGGCATGATCGATGACATCCTCTGCCATGCGCCGGTAGGTCGTCCACTTCCCGCCTGTGACGGTGAGCAGCCCAGAGTCGGAAACGAGGATGGTGTGATCGCGGGAGAGTGCGGCAGTGCTCCCAGCCTCCTTGGAGGCCACGAGAGGCGCAATCCGGCAAAAACACTCAGCACATCAGTCACCTTCGGGTCACGAGTGAGATATCGTGCAGCGTGTGTCATGAGAAAGTCCACTTCCTCTGGCAAGGCGCGTGGTTCCAGGCTCACATTCGAGACAGGAGTGTCAGTGGTGCCGACGATCACGCGGTCATGCCATGGCACGGCGAAGAGCACCCGCCCATCATCCGTGCGCGGGATCATGATGGCGGTTTTGCCGGGTAAAAACTCCTTCGGCAGCACCAGATGCACTCCTTGACTGGGTGTGACGAGTCCACTAGCACCAGCTTCGTCCATTTTCCGCACTTCATCGACGAAGACGCCAGTCGCATTGATCACGCAGCGTGCACGCAGCTCATGTTGGGCACCGGTTTCCATGCACTCCACGCGGATTCCGGCGAGATGGTGGTTTTCTTTGATCAAACCTGCGCAGCGGGTGTGATTGAGCACCACGGCACCATGATTAACCGCTGTCTGTGCTAGATGCACGGCTAGACGAGCATCATCGAACTGCCCGTCGTGATACACCACGCCGCCATCCAGTCCCTCACTCTCCAGCGTGGGTAGCAGTGTCATCATTTCACTGCGACTGAGAAAGCGTGATGGCTCAAGCCCGAGTTGCCCCGCTAGGGTGTCATAAACTTTGAGCCCGATGCCGTAAAAGGGCCCTTCCCACCAGTGATAGCTGGGAATGACGAAGGGCAGACTGCGCACGAGGTGCGGTGCATTCCGGCAGAGTAGCCCACGCTCACGCAGGGCCTCTAGCACGAGGGAGACGTTCCCTTGCTTCAGATAGCGTACGCCACCGTGGACCAGCTTGGTGCTGCGGCTGGAGGTGCCTTTGGCAAAGTCTGACTGCTCCACCAGCACCACGCTATGGCCACGCGAGGCGGCATCCACAGCGGCACCGAGTCCTGTCGCACCGCCGCCGATGATTGCGATGTCCACGGGACCTCGCTGGGCACGCATCTGATCAAAAAGTCGTTCTAGGTTCATGCGGATGCAGCTTATGCCGCCAAATCACGCCTGTCGGCTAGAATTTGATGCCCCAGGGGACTTGAGCAGCGCTATCTCAGCGCTCCTCGACCCACGATGGAGCAGGGTAGCTGCCGATGACTTTGACGCTGACATTTTGTGCCTCCAGAGCACGCAGTGTGTCCTGGAGTGGGGGATCGTTGTGGTGGCCGCTGATTTCGAGGAAGAAGCGTGCCTGGCGGCCGCTTACCTCACCAGGGACGGGGCGGTTTTCGATCTGCCGCACATTGACGTTTTTGGAGGCAAAGATTTGCAGCATCTCCATGAGCGAGCCGACTCGGTCCCGTGCATCGAGCATGAGCATGGTGTTGTCATTACCCGATGGCGGGCCGCTGCGGCGGCCTAGCACGATGAAGCGTGTCTGCGTCGCATACTCGCGTGGGGAGGTGGCGAGTACGCGGAGCCCATGCAGCTCTGCTCCGAGCGGAGTGCCCAGTGCGGCGATGGCTGGATCACGAGCGGCGGCATCCGCAGCGGAGCTGGAATTGGCACTCTCGACGAGCTCTGCCCCAGGGAAGCTCGAAACGAGCCAGGGGCGGCAGTGGGCGATGAGCTGCGGATGACCGTGGATGGCGGTGATCGGCGTATGGGGGCTCTGCGCCATGACAGCGGCATCTGCCTTCCACAAAACCTCTGCGTAGATGCTCAAGTCACTGCCTGCTAGATGATCCAGTGTGTGATGCACGGCCCCCTCGGAGCTGTGTTCGATGGGTAGCACTCCGTAGTCGGCCTTTTGGGCCTGGATACGGCTAAAAACGGCCTCGGTGCTGGCTTCGGCGATGTACTCGACGCAGTGGCCGAATTTGTTCACTGCTGCCTGGTGAGTCCAGGAGCCTGCGGGGCCGAGGTAGGCGATTTTTAGGCTGTCCTCCAGTGCCAGCGCAGCGCTCATGATTTCGCGGAAAATCGCTCGGATCGCCCTCTCGGTCAGGCGGCCATTTTGTGCCGTATTGAGCTCCACCAGGCGGCGCAGGAGCTGGTCTTCACGTCCGGGGACGTAGATGTCGAGATCGTCCTTGCGCTTGATTTCGCCGACGGCGTGGACCAGCTCGGCTCGCTCATTGAGGAGTCGGAGGAGATCGCGGTCGATGTGATCGATCTTGGTGCGGACTTCAGGTAGGGAGAGCATGGCCGCAGGCGTAGGGTAGGGAAATTATTCTTCGCCAGAAT is a genomic window of Verrucomicrobiaceae bacterium containing:
- a CDS encoding BatD family protein; protein product: MPRFLFLLLLLITPALRAATVRAYVDPERAAVGQTVLYVIEVRNAASIQPPQLTLQPQLGQNSAIEHQRAIQVDGNTGQRSVVDTFTWQIGGNVPDEYTIQAHDVFVDGDVVKTNPVRLIITDAPTPSQQDEQTTPLLQLEVGKTEMYQGEVVPLKATLLVPRSLNVQSFGLINVEKNDVAVSRFPHGAVPSQTVIGDVGYMAYSYQTTLSPMKAGQLRAGPATMEVIFQLMQDPRGMPGMRLPPGFAQMFAMPMGPARREIIRSNEVKINVLPLPEEGKPASFYGVVGDFTLAAGAAPTDVAVGDPLEVKLMIEGVGNFDAINAPLMTKPDGWRGYPAKRYNVDGPQDPNQISSYLPPGSPRRIGFMQIFVPERQLTEIPPFELSYFSPTQKRYITVSTQPLPVNVKPGTAAALEGPGTASAASGPASAVPKPPPVLQPKPELSDILVRVPAQPSWRSAVPQASLLANTRFWAAQGVPVAALALALMTAMLRKRRAEQTTGLRGELRSLWGTLEQRGLDDRTFLQRAAYFIQRSHEGGEVKDAELKLILDRYEQVSFQAGTQAPALTTKERRNILTALRPLMQAAVITLLFAASILPAQAADRGAAQKLYDQAREHLENGEFTKAQYFAENILRQDAPLLSADVFNIIGHARFRQNDMGRAALWYQRAALLDPLNPELRQNLRLLDEKLRFFVVPQPSTLGQWSLLLPKDTWVLIATAGAWLVLLALAWRVLIGRASAQNARPRLLVVLLVLLGVGLCLPSAALATLRPAAPSRVHDVIVITAPETSLYAAATLTSAAQLDLPPGSQARLIQQHETWSYIEVAGGDEPLRGWVESSAWQKLWIWDEAALP
- the rsmD gene encoding 16S rRNA (guanine(966)-N(2))-methyltransferase RsmD, giving the protein MRLISGSAGGIPLEVPKSVTRPTQDRVRQAVFSMLAEVIPGAHVLDLFAGSGAFGLECLSRGAASAILADQDRAACEVIRRNVAKTRLTGATVRQSDVFRLLELLRADGRVFDLIFADPPYKHHATDIDFTARLFQESALSQIVVPGGILLLEALDDRKPPQHDPQHWELLADRTYGSTRILCLRRRLTSPESSSAASSHPE
- a CDS encoding aminodeoxychorismate/anthranilate synthase component II, whose product is MLLIIDNYDSFTYNLVQYFGEMGAVMEIRRNDQITLEEIAKLKPDHICISPGPCTPKEAGISCAVIERFGKTTPLLGVCLGHQAIGHVFGGDVVRAGRLMHGKTSMIRHQGQSVFKNMPAPFEATRYHSLLVKRDTLPDCLEITATAGDDESEIMGLRHKELPIHGVQFHPESILTQDGKKLLKNFLEM
- a CDS encoding chorismate mutase, which encodes MLSLPEVRTKIDHIDRDLLRLLNERAELVHAVGEIKRKDDLDIYVPGREDQLLRRLVELNTAQNGRLTERAIRAIFREIMSAALALEDSLKIAYLGPAGSWTHQAAVNKFGHCVEYIAEASTEAVFSRIQAQKADYGVLPIEHSSEGAVHHTLDHLAGSDLSIYAEVLWKADAAVMAQSPHTPITAIHGHPQLIAHCRPWLVSSFPGAELVESANSSSAADAAARDPAIAALGTPLGAELHGLRVLATSPREYATQTRFIVLGRRSGPPSGNDNTMLMLDARDRVGSLMEMLQIFASKNVNVRQIENRPVPGEVSGRQARFFLEISGHHNDPPLQDTLRALEAQNVSVKVIGSYPAPSWVEER